The proteins below come from a single Streptomyces sp. NBC_01276 genomic window:
- a CDS encoding 2-isopropylmalate synthase: MDVVRESAGAGRVVIWEESARDGAQAKTLMTADFRVRLARRQGGMFGADGPRHVVFAAGFPAVCAEEFEAVRQVAVEAEGAVSVAAVCRGAAQDVVQAVASVRGSTHARVMVVVPASEAMARVMVHRGARAALEEGVACVKRARDLDASVAVDVCLADASRADSGLMAAYARAMTGAGAGVVLLADTVGGQLPAGCRSMFDAVAAGAGEGVVLGAHLHNDLGLGLANTLQALSAGVRVVSAAWLGIAERAGMVATEQLVFLLDRHPEEVLGPDAAPWWTAPDLTALTPIARAVAEETGVPLSVTTPIVGPGVGTLSTGTPFVHPQLFQPYDPHEVLGVEPAVVLTHLASARVVTAVAARLGHALDQQRARAAMRWVKSRAYRSGRAVVDDAAFAAYLDGLAHAPAGDTR, translated from the coding sequence GTGGACGTGGTGCGGGAGTCGGCCGGGGCGGGCCGGGTGGTCATCTGGGAGGAGTCCGCGCGCGACGGCGCGCAGGCCAAGACGCTCATGACAGCGGACTTCCGGGTGCGGCTCGCGCGCCGGCAGGGAGGCATGTTCGGTGCGGACGGGCCGCGGCACGTGGTGTTCGCGGCGGGGTTCCCGGCGGTGTGTGCCGAGGAGTTCGAGGCGGTCCGTCAGGTCGCGGTGGAGGCCGAGGGTGCGGTGAGTGTGGCCGCGGTGTGCCGGGGCGCCGCCCAGGACGTGGTGCAGGCCGTTGCGTCGGTGCGCGGCAGTACGCACGCGCGGGTGATGGTGGTGGTGCCGGCGTCGGAGGCCATGGCGCGGGTGATGGTGCACCGCGGCGCGCGGGCGGCGTTGGAGGAGGGCGTCGCGTGCGTCAAGCGGGCCCGTGACCTCGACGCGTCGGTCGCGGTGGACGTGTGCCTGGCGGATGCCTCCCGCGCCGACTCCGGACTGATGGCCGCGTACGCGCGGGCGATGACGGGGGCCGGGGCGGGCGTGGTGCTGCTGGCCGACACCGTCGGCGGTCAGTTGCCCGCCGGCTGCCGGTCGATGTTCGACGCGGTGGCGGCCGGGGCCGGTGAGGGCGTGGTGCTGGGCGCGCACCTGCACAACGATCTCGGTCTGGGCCTGGCCAACACGCTGCAGGCACTCTCGGCGGGGGTGAGGGTGGTCTCCGCTGCGTGGCTGGGTATCGCGGAGCGGGCCGGGATGGTGGCCACCGAACAGCTGGTGTTCCTCCTGGACCGTCACCCCGAGGAGGTCCTCGGTCCTGATGCGGCACCGTGGTGGACCGCCCCGGACCTGACCGCTCTGACGCCGATCGCGCGGGCGGTGGCCGAGGAGACCGGCGTACCGCTGAGCGTGACCACACCCATCGTCGGCCCCGGGGTCGGCACCCTCTCGACGGGAACCCCCTTCGTGCATCCGCAGCTGTTCCAGCCCTACGACCCCCACGAGGTGCTGGGTGTCGAACCGGCCGTGGTCCTGACCCACTTGGCCAGCGCCCGCGTCGTCACCGCCGTCGCCGCCCGGCTGGGACACGCCCTCGACCAGCAACGGGCACGGGCGGCGATGCGGTGGGTGAAGTCGCGGGCCTACCGCAGCGGCCGGGCCGTCGTCGACGACGCGGCGTTCGCCGCCTACCTCGACGGTCTCGCCCACGCACCGGCCGGAGACACCCGGTGA
- a CDS encoding MFS transporter codes for MTPPAAPRPARRDAKVTAVVGLLVVFELVSGFLQGSAPALLPAVRDWQAISASEAQWFTATQFLAAAVSAPAFGRLGDLYGHRRLTRIALACVALGTLLVALAPNVAVLLLGRALMGPLAALLPLEIGLVRSRLDLDGGRRAVGLLVGALTLGSLLGHALAGPLLHLTGDIRVTLWVLAALACGCAVLSYCGIPESLSRAEGRMDWAGALLLGPALVLFLGTVARAAAWGWTSLPTPAGLLAAAALLIWWVRLELARPYALVDVRAVARRQTAAYYVSGFVFGSVMLGGQAVAITYLAASPAVGGYGFSLATWEISLWGGVPHVLAFIGASVVARVAARAGYRRILFAAFGLMAAGSAGLMASYAVLPLFALSSAVTGFGMGLALGGLPTVIVEGSAEDRTASATAVYNNLKTLGGSVAGAGASVVLGTMVVGGTEVPALSAYLTIWGLSTLVCVLALLLQTTAFRQAGSGADGSGADDGEGTASGAGARTASGAR; via the coding sequence GTGACGCCCCCGGCGGCGCCGCGCCCCGCGAGACGCGACGCCAAGGTCACTGCCGTCGTCGGGCTGCTCGTCGTGTTCGAGCTCGTCAGCGGCTTCCTCCAGGGATCCGCGCCGGCGCTCCTGCCGGCCGTGCGGGACTGGCAGGCCATCAGCGCGTCCGAGGCCCAGTGGTTCACGGCGACCCAGTTCCTGGCCGCCGCGGTGAGCGCGCCCGCCTTCGGGCGGCTCGGCGACCTGTACGGACACCGTCGTCTCACCCGGATCGCCCTCGCCTGCGTCGCGCTCGGTACCCTCCTGGTCGCGCTCGCGCCGAACGTCGCGGTACTGCTGCTCGGCCGGGCGCTGATGGGGCCGCTGGCCGCGCTGTTGCCGCTGGAGATCGGTCTGGTGCGCAGCCGGCTCGACCTTGACGGCGGACGCCGGGCGGTCGGGCTCCTGGTCGGTGCGCTGACCCTGGGATCCCTCCTCGGTCACGCCCTTGCGGGCCCTCTCCTCCATCTCACCGGTGACATCCGCGTCACGCTCTGGGTGCTCGCCGCGCTCGCCTGCGGCTGCGCGGTGCTCTCGTACTGCGGCATTCCCGAGTCCCTCAGCCGGGCGGAAGGCAGGATGGACTGGGCCGGTGCGCTGCTGCTCGGTCCGGCGCTCGTGCTCTTCCTCGGCACCGTGGCCCGGGCGGCCGCCTGGGGCTGGACCTCGTTGCCCACGCCGGCCGGTCTCCTGGCTGCCGCCGCGCTCCTGATCTGGTGGGTCCGGCTCGAACTCGCCCGTCCGTACGCCCTGGTCGACGTGCGGGCGGTCGCCCGGCGGCAGACGGCGGCGTACTACGTCTCGGGTTTCGTCTTCGGCTCGGTGATGCTGGGCGGTCAGGCCGTGGCGATCACCTATCTGGCCGCGTCACCCGCGGTGGGGGGATACGGATTCTCGCTCGCCACCTGGGAGATCAGCCTCTGGGGCGGGGTGCCGCACGTGCTGGCCTTCATCGGGGCGAGCGTCGTGGCCCGGGTGGCCGCGCGGGCCGGTTACCGCAGGATCCTCTTCGCCGCGTTCGGGCTGATGGCGGCCGGCAGCGCGGGCCTGATGGCCTCGTACGCCGTACTTCCGCTGTTCGCCCTGTCGTCCGCGGTGACGGGCTTCGGCATGGGCCTGGCGCTGGGCGGGCTGCCCACCGTCATCGTGGAGGGCAGTGCCGAGGACCGTACGGCGAGCGCCACGGCCGTCTACAACAACCTCAAGACGCTGGGCGGCAGCGTCGCGGGCGCGGGTGCCTCCGTGGTCCTCGGCACGATGGTCGTCGGCGGTACGGAGGTCCCCGCGCTCTCCGCGTATCTGACGATCTGGGGACTGAGCACCCTGGTGTGCGTGCTGGCACTGCTGCTCCAGACGACCGCGTTCCGTCAGGCGGGCTCCGGGGCGGACGGCTCGGGTGCGGACGACGGGGAGGGTACGGCGTCGGGTGCCGGGGCGCGTACGGCGAGCGGCGCGCGGTGA